The Acipenser ruthenus chromosome 28, fAciRut3.2 maternal haplotype, whole genome shotgun sequence sequence TATGgttaataaatatattgtattattctGAGTCAGGGCCCTGCTACTCCCAGAGCTGTGATTAATGCCCGTGTCGGCATGGCAACAGGCCCTCCAGAGCAATGATGTCAGTGTGTGGTGCCAAGTGTTAGGGTTAAGCAGGGTTgtgaaggggggaggggggggggttgcataTGGCCAATGAACTTTGAcagcgtgtgtcagtgtgtgtttctagAGATCGCAAGCAGTTGCTGAAAGGCGGGCACTTGTGGAGGCAATAGCAGGCGGATCAGATTTCTTTTAGACTGATGGACAAGATACGGCCTGCTGAAGGATGATGTCATCTCTTCTGATTGTTGCCATTAATAGCTTGAAGCAGGCTGATCAGTCAATCAAAGCTTAAAGAGCCAGTGTCCACAAATAGAAACCGTGGTGGGGTTGCAGATTTTAAATTGTAGTAACTCAATTACAGTGCCGTAATTTATAGTAGGACATGCCTACTGTAAATTGATAATGCAATATATGGGAAGGCATTAGAGACTATATTAGTAATATTATTAGCAATCCAATAAAAAGAAAAGTTCTATATTTGTGTTACGTGCTAATGTCATGGATTAGCTGTGTTATTAAAGGGATATTGAATAATATGTTATTTTTGGAGCTGTATGTGGTTGTCTTGGTTTGGGTAAAGGTCTGTAATGTCTTATAAAAGAAGAGTGCATTAGTATCCAGTTGTTATTTAATTGACCCTTTAATACATAAAGTGGTGACTGCTTAAAAGTTCTGTGTTTTCTGTGACTGACATCATATTGAAATGATTCAGATACAGAGCCCTGTGTACCAGTCTGCTTTAGCTTTTAGGATTCTACAATAAACCTGCTTCAATGGAGCTTTTCCTTCACATATTGAACAGAAGCAGAGAGCCAGAGGAACTAAAGAGCAGATGTTCCAATTATGAGGCTGCCTGGTAGTGCAAGCCCAGTGGCAGACAGACAGGCCAGTGTGAACAGCAGTGAGAATAGCAGTAATGAGGGCCAAGGTAGGCCAGCGCAGACAGGAGCAGATGGGCAGTAGGACTCTCTCCATGAGTTGAAGCAGGTGCCATTGATAGGTTCAGCCCTGAAGCGGacaaagtaaagaaaaaacacctttctttctttctttctttttttctttcttctcacAGACGCACACAGGCCAAGGTTAATCTTTAATGCAGGATGATGTCTTGCCTCCGACTCCCTGTCCTACTTGGATGCAGGGCTAACGTGTCCCAGATTTGAAAAGCTGATTTGAGATTAGGTTTTAAATTTATCCACCCCGGCTCATGTTTTCCTTGAATTGCTCCATAGGTGACAGAGGTCATTCAAACACTGCTTTTTAATATGTCTGGAATTACACAAACAATTTTCCAGAGGCTTTAGAAATTGtgtatgcttgtttgtttttttttttggtttttttttaagcctaCTAGGCACTGCTACTGCTTAGGTACTCCTAGTCTTCAAATAAACTTGGTATTCATTCTAAGACTAGATTCTAAGATTTATCATCTTCCAGAACACAGAAAGGGGGCCTCCTCAGTCCTCCTGCACCTGTGGGAGGCCTCGTTCTCTCAGTGTGATGCAATTGTCAAATAGAGGAGATGAGGTCATGCAGGAAAGAGCTGTGAGGAACAGGCACTGAAACCAGATCCGGACTGGTTTGAAAGATGCTCgccgtttttcttttttatgttctgtAACTTCTTCAGCTTTTATTACCCCAAAGAGAAGTGCTTTTGGCAATGGCGGGGTCTGATAAGGCAAAACAGTCATCCCGGACCTTACTCACAGGGGCAAATCCAGTACAGGGCCTGTCTTCTTTCATACATATACTTCATGTGTTTCCGACACATCCTATGAAAGGCTAGGAAAGGAATCACTTCCTTCTGTAAGATTTAGGGAAAACTACAATACAAGTCTTCATACCATCTGGAACCCAGAAGAGCCATGCAAGGACTTGCTAAGCAACATGTCTGTCTTGTAAActtcaattatatttttaaatgcattggcCACACAGTATGCAACAGAAACTACTATGAAAATAGGAAGGTGCCAATcacataaaataaacatatttcaaATCATAAATTAGAGCTTGAGTAATTATTTACACAGTTGACGTAGTGTGTTTAGGAACGTGGAAAGCGGTTTTATACGCTGGTCTTTGTTGACAGGCGTGCAGTGTGGTCGCTGTTCATATTCCAGGTTCTAATGTAGAAAATATCCAGAGCAGAATGTTACTGAAACCCTGTGTAACCATTCTCTAAAAGGGTATTGGTAATCTCTTATGTAATCAAACCACATATCTGTGAGTCATTGGGGTGGCAGGTGATTCATTTCAGGAACAGAACATGTCTTCTCATGCTAGCTTGTTTTGTCATGCTGGTTACACTCACAATGGAGGACCCTTCACGTTTTCCattttattatcataaccctgctcttaaaataaaaaaaaaatactgaaaagcTACAAATtacagataataaataaataagaactgATAGACTGAACTTTACTAATAACTGATAATTAATGACCAGATAATACAAAGCGTGACGTCTTTTTaggattaattttttttatcttttgtcgAAAGCAGTACCTAACGTGCAGTGTCTCTCTTTGTCCTGCAGGGGGCTTTGCTGCATTTTCCTCCTGCTTCCCGGGGTTGTGTGAGGGGAAGCCAGCCGCCACCTTGCCAATGAGCATCTCCCAGCCCTGCTTGCCGGTCGCCAACGTTGGCCCCACGTGCATCCTGCCGCATCTCTACCTGGGTTCACAGAAGGATGTCTTAAACAAGGTAGAAAAGCTAGTAGCCATCAAAGGGCGCCGAACAGAACGCAATTGGCAAAAACCAGCAAATTGCTCAATACCGCAGAACTGGATATAGACAGACCTAATCTGAACTGTACATCCTATTCCATAATTTCTACATACTTATTTTTCTCCCATCTTCCCAGTAGTGTTCatttcaaaaatacatatctatgAAAAGCAACTTTTATGATTTGAAAATATGGTTTGATTTATGTCAATATCCCCACTCCACACAATCACCTTGCACAAATCTGTTTCCTTTTAAGGTTACAACATAGTTATTTTTGCATCTCAAGTAAGCAAATGACATACTAGGACATGGgcttgttttagattttttttggtACATGACTTCAGTATCTTTTGCGTAAATAATGGTCTTTTTATTGCCGATGATGTCAGCGTGGCATTCACATAATTCATGGACAATTTGGCCTGATGAAAGAAATTCCAGATATGCCTGTTATTAAGAAATGTCATTAACCCCACTTACGTAGAGAATTGCTTATCCAACTATGCTCAAACTTGGCCACGACATTTGTAGCCACGAGTTATTGACAATCATTGGCATTTACGCTGagtgtaggtcatggtgatttaATAACTTTTAAAGagactgatagctctaattttgtataaTGGAGCTGAGGCTTGGGGGTATTACTAACATACTTGTTCTGTGTGGAATCTGATCAGATTACAAAACTGGCTAGACCACAGTGACTGGGTGTGACATGTATGAGTGTTAAATGCCAAGGGAATTAGGTACAGCTTAATTTGTATTTGATCATGTCCCTGTATCTTTATGTAAGTGAGCTAAGCTTAATTACTTAATAGATGTCTTGGTCACACACAATCTGGCTTCTTTAAACCTAGTTCTTTTCTCATTATGAGTCTGGCTatgcaggcatggaaataagactcttactgcatagcagtttaaccctttccaggttttactacaaacttGATTAACCACAGCGTATCGTTAAACCAGGAACTGCTATGCATGAGAGTCTTATTAAGGTGGGTCAAGAATGTGCTTTGTGGTCACTGTTACTGCGAAGTAGCCGCAAAGTATAACATATTTGCTTTATTTCTTCTAGGATTTGATGGCACAGAATGGCATCACCTTTGTCCTGAATGCTAGCAACTCGTGCCCGAAGCCGGACTTCATCTCCGAGAGCCATTTCATGCGCATTCCTGTCAACGATAACTACTGTGAGAAGCTTTTGCCTTGGCTGGACAAAACCAATGGGTTTATTGGTAAGCATGGCTCTATTGCACAGTAGTCTAATCCTGATTCTCATTTGTTATAGGGAAACCAGGGATATTCAAATGAAGCCGGGCTACTGTTGTTAACCAGATGTAGGTTAGACACTTAAAAGAGATGTGCATGTTGGGTCTTTGCATATGCATATCTAAAGCCAGAACAATGTATTACATTGTGGTGTTAAAAATGTGTCCTTTCCATTCAGATAAAGCAAAGGTGTCCAATTGTCGAGTGATCGTGCATTGCCTGGCTGGGATCTCAAGGTCAGCTACGATAGCCATCGCCTACATCATGAAGACCATGGGCTTGTCCTCGGACGATGCATACAGGTATTGTTTTTCGGAGTTGCAGTAGTTTTCTTGTTCTTGGTGGATTGGTTTATATTAGGCCActttgagctaaaaaaaaaaaaaaaattcaatgtaAATTTATTTGAGCAGTGTTCGAGACTGCAAATCTCTGTATAATCCAAAAGGGTTAAAAGTAGCTTATCTTTCTTAGAAACCTCTATAGAGAATAACCAAGAAAATAAATCGAAGGGATGACTTTATCGGAAATGGCAAGCAGGAAGTTCTTTCACGGTCGAAAGGACACTCGGTTGAATTTCAGTTCTGTCTGCATGAAGCAGTTCAGTTAAAGTTCTGAGTTGATTCCTGGTAAATGTATTAACAGCATGGCTTTTGTAAACCCAGTCAGGTCACTAAAGGTAACTTGCCTACTAACTTGCCTACTAGCTAGAAAGCTCTAACAATAATTCTGTTTTGGGATCCCAAAGGTTTGTTAAAGACCGGAGGCCCTCGATATCTCCCAACTTTAACTTCCTGGGGCAGCTGCTTGAGTACGAGAAGGACATGAAGATGCTGAAAACCTGGTCCTCCAGTTCCAGCAAGCCCCAGCAGGAGAGGCAGGAGGTGGAGCCCGAGAAGAAGGAAGTGGAGACCCGCATCGCCAACACCAACCAGGAGAACGGGCATTCTACCTCAGGGGCTTTCGAAGCAAAGAAGGGCTCCGAGTCCCAGCCCGATCCAGAGAAAAGGGAGTCGAAGCTGGCCTCCCCCACCACACTCCAGCAGGGTCTGAACGGCCTGCACCTGTCAGCCGAACGCATCCTCGACACCAACCGGCTCAAGCGTTCCTTCTCCCTGGACATCAAGTCTGCCTACTCCCCGAGCAATTGCCCGCGGACGCCCACCGTCACCACTCCTATGGACTCCGAAGACGTCCCCAAGCTTTACAAGCTAGACAGCCCCGGCGGGAGCAATGGATTCTGCCAATTCTCTCCGGTCCTTGATAGCCCCGGGGCGGCCGAGCCGAGCAGTGAGGCCAAGGTACGGCAGCGGAGGAAACCGAAGCAAAACGGGAGTGCCGGGGGTCCCATGTCTAGCTCCCTGGCCAACTCTTTAAGCTTGAACTTCAACAGAGCAGGCCCCATGCAGAAGAGCCCGAGCCTGGATGACAATCTAAAGACCTCGGTCTTGCTGGGCCTGCCCAACAGCCATCAGCCACTAGTAGGGTCCAACGGGATGAATGTGTGGAACAAGCACAGGGAAACGGTACAAGCCACAACCCCCGGTACTCCTACAGGCGAGAACCCTTGGTACTTTAGTACAGACTGTCAGCCCGCTCACGGGAGTAGTGGCAGTGGGAACTCCATGCTGTTTGGCAGCAGCTCGACCTACACCTCGTTCAGCTGCAGCGGGCTCCCGAGCGGCTGTGAGGCGGTGCGGCTGCGGGACAAACCTCAGGAGCACCGAGACTCCCGGGGCAGCTGGCACGAGGACAGCAGCAGCACGGTGGACAAGCAGTTTAAGCGCAGGAGCTGCCAGATGGAGTTTGAGGAGAGCATCTCGGAGAACCGGTCCAGGGAAGACCTGGGCAAAATAGGCAAACAGTCAAGCTTCTCCGGGAGCATGGAAATCATCGAGGTCTCCTGACAGACACGCAGAAGGAAGGGAACTATTTAATGGGGAAGGATTTGGGGGGTAAGAGTGGGTGGGGTGGTTAtttatacttgttttatttttatgatttttaaaaaacaaaagaacagtcTTGAGCCTCTTGGCCTCTGAGTATGCCAGGAAAAAGGGGAAGAAGCAGGGTTGCTATGGTAATCCACAATGGCCTCCACACACATACAATTTTTGCTGTACCGGTTCTTTGGGTTATGTGGATACCACGCTGCTTCACAATGCACACCAGAGCCGTGTGGTATCCTGACCATGGTATACAGTGGTACTGAATTTATGAAGGATTCCTTGTTAAGGAGAATGAGGCCTGAGCTGACTTACCCATTATTTGGTGAAACCGTGGTACGTACtgtagcacagtgcagtacaaagTGAGTGTTCCACAATTTGACACTAGTTCACCATTCTAATTGGgctttgtattttaaaagctAAACGGCAGCCACTCCTTTTTATGAATGATGTGCTCCTCCCCAAGTTTATTCTGAGCATGCTCAGAGCAGTGGGTTCCATTTCGACAACGTGCTGCCGAGTCGCAGTGTCAAGctttatatgaaataaatatatatatatatataaaggtaaaTGATTTTACTGCAATTTTAACTGACTTTTAATATTTCCTCCAGtatagttttaatttattttatctgTTCATTCTGGCAATGAGAAATAATATAATGTTGgtggacttgtttttttttctttctctctcgctcaTCAGTTTTACTGAAACATACAAATTCCAAGCAATACAAGGCATATATGGGTTTTTATTTCTGTCTGTATCAGCCCTGAAGACTTAGGGAAACATCTGCCATTAAATGCACTTTGTTCTTCTCTAAGAATCTTGAGCCACATTCAGTTAACACTTGGAGCTGGCACAATTGCATACCCCAGACTCAATGGAAGAATGGAAGCTTTGCTTGCAGAAACTCAAACTGCTGCCAATATGTTCAGTACGTAGTACTATTGGCTTCCCAAGCCAAGCGGTAGCCTTGCCTCGGTTTTGACTATCTTTGGAAACCCATTCTACAGCTGTGGTCTAATCAGAATATTCTAAGCTATGGTGCGGAGGACACACGTTTATGCCATATGAATATTTGGCAGCATCAGAGCATTGGttgatgtgttgttttttattatccATTTGATAAACCTCAATCTCTGTGGTATAACCGTACTACACAATGGCTTGCAGTATGATGCTATTCAAGGCTTCAGAGGTGGAACGTGGTGAGGTAGCAGCCTTTAGGTGTCCAGAACGCTTCCAAACGAGACTTGATGATGATCCACACCCTGAGAATGTATGTTCTAATCTGATTACCCAAAGACGTGCTGAATGTAGTCTCAAAGCAAACAGGAATAGGTCTCCTTTTAAAGGAACAATCAGTACCCAAGTCAGTGTTCAGAAGTCTGCCATTTTTCTTAGACACGAAAAAGGCAGATGGTCACTTTAGTCATTATTGCTACATTAGTAACATAAAGCAAAATAATTTCTAGAACAGTAAGCAAAGTCGAAGGGTGTTAACAGTTAATTTGCATCCCCCACTGCAGGCCATGTGATGTCCTCCAAGCCACACTGCTTAGTTCCCATAGCAGCAAGCTATTTTAGAGGCCATTTTGAAATTTTCAGTGGGGGAAGGTTCAATGGTGGGGTGGTACCCAATTCAAGTCTCGACCCACAAAAAAAGGGGTACAGACCCCTTACCACCCCACTCAAAAATACCCCAGCAATGCGTTTCATTGGGCGCTCCTAGTCACTACGCCAACACAAGTATTGGAAGTTCAGGTTCCTTGATCCAATGGGATTGATTCCTACTCTGCAATGTTATTGATTTTCTATGATGGTTTTTCCTAATTGTAACTTtgaacttttctttttaatggaTGCTGTCGGCAAACATCCCACCTTACGCGCTCCTACTTTCAACAGAAGCCGTAAGACTActctttttctttctgtttctgtttcttatttttattattattattatttaaaaacatgtaatgaAAGATGCAGGCTAtcctgaatattattattattattattattattattattattattattattatcatcatcatcatcatcatcatcatcatcatcatcatcttgttGTAAATAACAGTGTATCTATATTGGATGAATTTAGGTAACTTTTTAAGATAAAATATTCAGATACCTTTGGCTGCTTGATGCAAAATACCTCAGGTTTTATGGTAAGGCTTTTTTCTCCCCTTGTATTTGTTTgtgaaacgaaacaaaaaaaagaaatctaaaaaaaaaaagagtgtttcATCTCAGGTTTGTTTTTAACTTAAAAAATGTCAGTAAAGAAAGTAATTGAAAATAAGCtgcaatattttttgtaacttaatGTAAATACTCTCCTATCATCGCTGCTACTGTACAATATAATCTAGTGGGACATCTCTATTTAAATGAAACGAAGGGTTCGGTGGGGGGAGCTCAATGGGCACACCTGCTGGCGAGACCAGAAAGATTATTAGTTATTCCACAATATTGGAGATCTGAGTGTATTAATATCCTTGTCTATGGAGATAAAATAACTTCATTTTAATGCCACATTAATATTCTTCTTAAACTCACACAAAACAGGCATTTGTATTTTGTGGGGTGGCTTGTGAATGCGATCATTGGTTAATAATGACAATCTGGACAAAATAatacgtttaaaaataaatgatgaatGAATAACACCCACTAGTAAGTAACACCAGGGTACTAATGGATTTTTGACCTAGATATAATATGATTTCACACACTCTTTTCTAGATTATCTGTACTTTAAAAAGGCAACCAAACAGACCCACTTGTCCTGTCCAGATTATAATTAACTTCTGTTTTTTGCAGAGTGGAAATAAAGACTAATATACAACAGGCTCAGTATGCCATAGCTAATGCAGAAAGGGTGAGAAGTTATTAGTTTTCAGCCCGTTTTTAGAAGGCTTTATGCAAGATAGATACAATTACAGTGTCATATTTCTGAAATAACATGTTTGGGAATATCTGTTAAAAAAGAGATGCTTGTTTTTAAAAGACCGTGTGCATTATGTAAATCACTGTACAGTGAATACATTCAATGCTAGACTTTAAAGATACGCACAGCAAACCCAAAACAGTATCAGAAAGGCAGAAGCCCCTCCACTCACTGCTTTTCTGTACCATTCCTTAACAACTAAACAAATGTTGCACCAAGTGGAAAGTCTAAGTAGCAGTGCTAATCTTAGATGTTGTTCCACTGTTTCCATGGCCCATTGCAGCTTCTTTCCCTATTAGCATACATTACATAGGAATACAATCCATTTTAAGTACTCAGATATTTAATAAAGGGTTCTTTAGATTGATGAGACCCGGCAGTAGCTGGAAGGCAGTGTAAAAGGCAGATGTGAAAATAAGTCAGCAATTGCTGCTGAAGCTCTCAAGATTCAGTCTGTTTTCATATTCTGACCATCCCTATACATTTGGTGACATCTAGAGAGATCTCTCTATTAAGCCAGGGCTCTATGAAGACCGTTTTACCTAGTCCCTAATATCTTAAAacataattagcttagtgaaggGAATCTcagtttgtttactgtactagTATTTCATGACCATAGGATTCAGAGTACAGCAGCCCTATGTTCTGGTCTGCTCACTCCAAACCGACAAGCGTGACTCTCCCACATTCAAATAAGCATTGCACTGCTAAGGGTCTAACACATTAAActtttattaagaaaatattGCTTAGCATGAGGATCTAAACTGAAGCCAAAATTCATGCAAATGCTGCtagattacaaaaaatatatacaaatacagagGAAATCTATGCTATAGAGTTCATTCCATTTATTTCATAATAAGCTTGCTCAGCAAAATTAGAGACGTCAGCCCAGACACAAGACAATTGATCAGTTTCCACTGAGAGAATTCTGTTTAATGGTCATAATCTCAATGCTTTACCTACACATTTTGTAATTTCAGACATATATAGGGATGAATAAACTGTACACATACAAAAGGGGAACTGGCTGATGGAGCAAACTGGTCAACctgaaccttttttttattcctggaGACTTCAAATCCAGCTCTAGACATGCATGAATCAATACTAGGAGCCAATTCAGAATAGCATGCTTAAAATACAAGTATAGGATGTAATGGTCTGCAGTTACTCCAGGATAGGGTCCAATGCGCAGTCTTTTAAAATGTAGCTCTGCAGAGTCTGACTACATTATAAGCCGATAAAAATCTGATTAATAATCCTAAATATACTTTTCCACCACTCTATCAGAGATCATTTCTGTACATGTTGCTTCAATGTGTTAGCACGTTTGACATCCTGGTACTCTATACATTTCAAACACTCAATGGgatttttaataatattaaaagaaactaaaGATAAGGCAGACAGCCACCTTCACAAGGTGtaacagaaagctaaaaacaGGAGGATGTTAATCTCACCATTTGCTTTTAAATGATATTCACATATATGTTCTCATTATTCAGTATATGCATTCATTATGTCCAAtcagcattcactttattataTTCAACAATAATAAAAGTCAAAAATAAAATTGATCAAAGTTAACTTGTCTTATAAATCGATCGAtcttttaacaaattaaaagcCCTAAGAAACATCTACCTTAACTTTTTTTCTAAAGGTATTAGTATACAAGGTATTTTATAAACAATGCAGCATTTGAAAAAACATCATTACAGAACATGTTCCAATACAGCTCCTCCTTTAGCCTTGGGCATGGTAATCTGGTTCTCTGTCATGTGACTTGGATTTGGCCTTTCTGGAGACAATTCATGGAAGGCCTCTGCTAAACTATGAGCACTTTGCCCATGACTTGCAGACATGAACAGGAAGTCCACACAGTCCTCAACACTGGGCACCATGACTGTCTGCTTGTAAACctgaaactaaacaaaaaagatgTGGGTAACGCTTTAAAATAAAGGCTGCAAATGCATCATGAATTCCATCTGAAGTCATTCATCCCTGTTAGTTCATGTGAATTTAATTTcctgtattcattccatgtttctttgtaacaaatgatgctGATCACATGCATAAGACATGCATTACTCACCCTCTTACTCACCCACCAGGGGGTTTTGAGAAGTGTttattcatgcatgaatgcatgccttatacatgtgatcagcattatttgttacaaaggaacatggaatgaatattggtaattaaatccacgtgaattcaaaatgaatgacttcagaactccgCGGAAGTGCATAAGAAATTCAGGTATTATTCTTGTGGTATTCAGCCGGAATTCATGATGAATtcgcagccattattttaaagtattaccAAGATGTGTTCTGTTATGATGATGTTTCCTTCCGTGTGTTGTTTATTAATTGTCCTGTATATCCATAGAATAGTTTTGATACTCCAAACAAACTAACTGCGAATAAGGAACTTTCTTGTTTGGAGCTTCCCAGACAGTTGACATGACCCTCAGACCTACAATGGCCCTAAAGAATAATGGAACTCCAGCAGCTCAATGGAGTTCAATTGGAGATATTCAGTGTAAGGAATCCATCAATTACATAATAGTGGACTTGTCACATCCTTAGAAAGATAATTAGGTTTCCCTTAACTTCCCATTACATTTGTATATTCATTTGAGTCACTTGCTTCCAAAAACAGTTCAAACCTATTAGGTGGCTAAATTGCCCATTAGAAAGCAAATATAAAGCTGTTTATTTTGCTATGGTACTGTGGTTGACAGACTACACACATTTTTGACCTCCCAAAATATCTCCCAAATGAGTAAAAATAGGTTTTAAAAGTTAGAAAACACCTTTTTTAATAATAAGCAAACTGTTTAACACTGATTGAAGa is a genomic window containing:
- the LOC117434453 gene encoding dual specificity protein phosphatase 8-like isoform X1, translating into MAGEKVRRNVMDAQRLASLLQRGVEHTLVIDSRTFSEYNSSHVLSSVNVCCSKLVKRRLQQDKVSITDLLQPNSKIKMDVKRKQEVVVYDQNTRDASLLASDSFVHILLGKLNSNFHRVSLLTGGFAAFSSCFPGLCEGKPAATLPMSISQPCLPVANVGPTCILPHLYLGSQKDVLNKDLMAQNGITFVLNASNSCPKPDFISESHFMRIPVNDNYCEKLLPWLDKTNGFIDKAKVSNCRVIVHCLAGISRSATIAIAYIMKTMGLSSDDAYRFVKDRRPSISPNFNFLGQLLEYEKDMKMLKTWSSSSSKPQQERQEVEPEKKEVETRIANTNQENGHSTSGAFEAKKGSESQPDPEKRESKLASPTTLQQGLNGLHLSAERILDTNRLKRSFSLDIKSAYSPSNCPRTPTVTTPMDSEDVPKLYKLDSPGGSNGFCQFSPVLDSPGAAEPSSEAKVRQRRKPKQNGSAGGPMSSSLANSLSLNFNRAGPMQKSPSLDDNLKTSVLLGLPNSHQPLVGSNGMNVWNKHRETVQATTPGTPTGENPWYFSTDCQPAHGSSGSGNSMLFGSSSTYTSFSCSGLPSGCEAVRLRDKPQEHRDSRGSWHEDSSSTVDKQFKRRSCQMEFEESISENRSREDLGKIGKQSSFSGSMEIIEVS
- the LOC117434453 gene encoding dual specificity protein phosphatase 8-like isoform X2; its protein translation is MPVDIVIAPPEELFWTEMHDSEMKLKIRVRRIKQGRELRGGFAAFSSCFPGLCEGKPAATLPMSISQPCLPVANVGPTCILPHLYLGSQKDVLNKDLMAQNGITFVLNASNSCPKPDFISESHFMRIPVNDNYCEKLLPWLDKTNGFIDKAKVSNCRVIVHCLAGISRSATIAIAYIMKTMGLSSDDAYRFVKDRRPSISPNFNFLGQLLEYEKDMKMLKTWSSSSSKPQQERQEVEPEKKEVETRIANTNQENGHSTSGAFEAKKGSESQPDPEKRESKLASPTTLQQGLNGLHLSAERILDTNRLKRSFSLDIKSAYSPSNCPRTPTVTTPMDSEDVPKLYKLDSPGGSNGFCQFSPVLDSPGAAEPSSEAKVRQRRKPKQNGSAGGPMSSSLANSLSLNFNRAGPMQKSPSLDDNLKTSVLLGLPNSHQPLVGSNGMNVWNKHRETVQATTPGTPTGENPWYFSTDCQPAHGSSGSGNSMLFGSSSTYTSFSCSGLPSGCEAVRLRDKPQEHRDSRGSWHEDSSSTVDKQFKRRSCQMEFEESISENRSREDLGKIGKQSSFSGSMEIIEVS